Sequence from the Microplitis demolitor isolate Queensland-Clemson2020A chromosome 2, iyMicDemo2.1a, whole genome shotgun sequence genome:
GTTTTTtacgtatgaaaaatttggtggccctgaaaagggccgtttggTTTAATAAATTGCTGGGTcgagtaataaaattagccTCCAAAACCGTAAAGAGTACGGCCTTGACGTTTCAGAGCGTAGACGACATCCATGGCCGTGACAGTCTTACGTTTAGCGTGCTCGGTGTAGGTGACTGCGTCACGGATGACGTTTTCAAGGAAGACCTTTAGAACTCCACGAGTTTCTTCGTAGATCAGACCAGAGATACGTTTGACTCCACCACGACGAGCCAGACGACGGATAGCTGGTTTAGTGATACCTTGGATGTTATCACGAAGAACCTTACGATGCCGCTTGGCTCCTCCTTTTCCCAATCCTTTTCCTCCCTTACCACGACCAGTCATGATTGCAAGTTAGAaacttttaatgaaataaacaCTGACACACTTTGACTGAGAATGCTCCAGGACCGATTTTGAGCCTCATTATAAAGACATTCTTAGATTTACTCCCACCGCTCGAATTGGACGAATCAGAGTGGCGGTGCATTTTTCTCCCACTCTCAGAAATAAACCAATCGAAGTTATGCTAAATTACCCCTTCCACCCGAAAAACAAACGAATTACGCCCCAGCTGCTTTGTGAGTTGACAAAAAGGCGATTTTCGGCTTCGACAAGTCATTCTGCTCTAAGTTTCTGAACGTATTACTACGTTTATTCGGAGATTAACTAGCTTACTATGGCTCGTACTAAGCAAACTGCTCGTAAGTCAACTGGTGGAAAGGCTCCACGTAAACAACTGGCTACCAAGGCCGCCCGTAAGAGCGCGCCAGCCACTGGCGGAGTCAAGAAGCCACATCGTTACCGTCCCGGAACAGTCGCTCTTCGTGAGATTCGTCGTTACCAAAAAAGCACTGAACTTCTCATCCGTAAATTACCATTCCAACGTCTGGTTCGTGAAATCGCTCAGGACTTCAAGACTGACCTGAGATTCCAGAGCTCTGCTGTGATGGCTCTCCAGGAAGCCAGCGAAGCCTACCTCGTTGGACTGTTTGAAGACACCAACCTCTGTGCCATTCACGCCAAACGTGTTACCATCATGCCCAAGGACATCCAATTGGCTCGTCGTATTCGAGGAGAACGTGCTTGAGTTATTTCAACATCCAACATTAACAAAccaaacggcccttttcagggccattaaatttttcatactaaGAAAATTTCTTAAGTTCATGTTCTTGAACTTCATTGGATCAAttacacaaattattttcCTCGCTCACctaaatcattaataattacactttCCAGTCCTGTCTTCATACACAAATCCTCTATTTTATCCGTATTAATTTTCAGCTCcatcttttataatatacaagaAATTTATCCAGTCTCTCCTGGATAAGTTTGATGTTTTTTGCATCTCTATATAGGTCATACAATGAGAATAGCAACAACCCTAGGATTGAGCCCTGTAGTCCAAGctgttatattttatctttgCGAAGGGAAATCATCAGTAATTGCTTGGAAAATTCTATTAGATAGCTAGTGTTGaatccctgcttaaaaaatccgatggATTCTTATAACTATATGTATAAGACCTTATACTTAACTATATCGCTTCTCATACAaatcattcattcttataaaatctctgggaatttatgagaatctattggattctatgagattttctaaacagggatTAGTTTGCTTTGATGTTAAAACAAGTTGAGCttatatagtttataaaatagcCTCTCATAACAAACGGTACCGAAGGCTTCTTCGGTATCTATAAGTACCACCTGTGTAGATATGTTTGTTGAAGTTATTTGAAATGTATGTTATTTATACTAATTGGTGGGCGTGCTATATTTTTCCCTACAGCTGAATGTATCGCTATCAGGTAAATTAGtctgtttttcaaaattttttatattatttaaaattatgattctttttaaaattttatttattttataaaatacaaggTCTTTGAAGTGTAACTTCTTTAGTAACCTATCTGTTTGTAAACGAAAGTTGAAATTTAAGGAAAAATTAAGTTGCACTAGGATACAGGGGAGGGAGGGCCTTAAAGTTTTGAGTGCTTCGAATGATTTTAGGCGAAATGGGTCCCCCAAATttaaggggcccattttgcgCCCCCCCTCTTCTCCGATGTTGGCACATGTGCAGTCTTCAACTGTATTATGAAAATAGAAAGTCCTTTACCCTCCATAAGttgtatttaacaaatatatatatatatatatatatatatatatatatatatatatatatatatatatattttttttttatgtttacctgggaaaaatgaaatatttatggcCATTCATGATTGCTCCATACACGGCCATAGATGAAAATTAGCAATATATAggcatatatatacaatactgGCCAATAATTCTTGAGGGGTAGCGTAGaatcgggaaaaaaaaatgtctcaaaataaaaatgtatatgactACTTTCatacaaatgtaaaaatataaaaataaaaagttgtaaaaaaaaaattcaataattaaaaatatatatacaaataagaaaatgtaaaattataaatctgtattgtaaaataagtaaataaaaaaaaatccctataaaaaatgtctctaTATTTGAAAAccactaataaaaatatggtcactatttaaaaattactaaataattttaatgcatatataaaattatgaataattaaaaaaaactaaattaaaaagtcactaaaaaaaaaattactataaaaataaaaaatcctacaaaccaacatttgcataaccaaacacgtatataaaaaaattatgtgaaaataaacatctctaaaaataatatgtctataaataatcgactgtttttgaatatctctaaaaaatataatgtctataataaaatatctgaataaACTATAACCTACAAATTGAAGAATTTCACCATGTGCTCATAATAGTGactaagtaaatattataaaatataagtattaataattatgataaaataacaataataataataaaaatcatagttattattatggaaaaatattaaggaAAACGCAgcttaaatacattttataataataataaacgctgcttaaataaattttataataataataaatgcagcTTAAATACTTATCATTAAAAGGCATTAAAtgtttatcattttatattatagttattatataatttttatatgccGTTCAGCACAATGGGCAATTCTTCCTTCTGTGGACCCAGTAATCATCAAGATAGCAATTGTAACAGCCAATAAAatgtttacattttaaaactgGGGCACTTGCCTTGGCTGACTGACAATGCATGCATAGCAgcgtttgttattattataaaatgtatttaagctgcatttatttttactattaaatatttatccatACAACTTTAAACAATTCAATCTTATAAGTTagatttattatacattaaatCAATAGTGtcattaaatcaattaaatcaaatttttttttttttttttttttgtaaatatagaatactttattattattattattatttattttccttaacTGTACAACATTATGTTTTTTACAGATTATatcttatgtatatattatatatttacaatatagattacttttttaacattaattttaaacatttaaaaaaaaaagaaaataataaaaacttgaagAATAAACAAAGTTCTTTTATAatcttgcatttttttatttatttactattttaactCTACATCATAATAACGAATgtaatttctataattattatttttaatttactattattattatatcagcATCACTGTGATAATGAGAAATTACtgattggttttatttttttattttttcataaatcaaaCAGTACTCTGTACTTCAACTatacacttaaattaattaatatgattaaataatcataatttaatcacttctttacataattatataattaatataatatttaattaaattattaatttatttaattaaaattatgtaaattattacaagCTCAGTGCTTTGGAGTAAtcagattttgatttttcacatTTACTCCAGGTCTcttattataagtttaaaattatttatttatttattgttttccttaatatttttccataataataactataatttttattattattattgttgttttatcataattattaatacttatattttataatatttacttagtCACTATTATGAGCACATGGTGAAATTCTTCAATTTGTAGGTTATAGTttattcagatattttattatagacattatattttttagagatattcaaaaacagtcgattatttatagacatattatttttagagatgtttattttcacataatttttttatatacgtgtttggttatgcaaatgttggtttgtaggattttttatttttatagtaattttttttttagtgactttttaatttagttttttttaattattcataattttatatatgcactaaaattatttagtaatttttaaatattgaccatatttttattagtggTTTTCAAATAtagagacattttttatagggatttttttttatttacttattttacaatacagatttataattttacattttcttatttgtatatatatttttaattattgaattttt
This genomic interval carries:
- the LOC128668984 gene encoding histone H4, with the protein product MTGRGKGGKGLGKGGAKRHRKVLRDNIQGITKPAIRRLARRGGVKRISGLIYEETRGVLKVFLENVIRDAVTYTEHAKRKTVTAMDVVYALKRQGRTLYGFGG
- the LOC103574692 gene encoding histone H3, yielding MARTKQTARKSTGGKAPRKQLATKAARKSAPATGGVKKPHRYRPGTVALREIRRYQKSTELLIRKLPFQRLVREIAQDFKTDLRFQSSAVMALQEASEAYLVGLFEDTNLCAIHAKRVTIMPKDIQLARRIRGERA